The following coding sequences lie in one Arabidopsis thaliana chromosome 3, partial sequence genomic window:
- a CDS encoding Proteasome component (PCI) domain protein (Proteasome component (PCI) domain protein; CONTAINS InterPro DOMAIN/s: Proteasome component (PCI) domain (InterPro:IPR000717); BEST Arabidopsis thaliana protein match is: Proteasome component (PCI) domain protein (TAIR:AT5G15610.1); Has 412 Blast hits to 412 proteins in 178 species: Archae - 0; Bacteria - 2; Metazoa - 180; Fungi - 112; Plants - 66; Viruses - 0; Other Eukaryotes - 52 (source: NCBI BLink).): MTTIVPTSEENPFLAVVRFTSQLAWADAGPEAAEPEITRLCREAEESMVAEKWLELSSLMVTSAELVSSKISEKDLECTYTIICSIVKNAKSPEQVLEMVKAIASKVAQQPSDKASLRLKILFNLYNLVDHPYARFQVYMKALTLAVDGKVTEYIVSSFKKIDNFLKEWNIDIKDQRELFLAIANVLKENKSLVNESLKFLTKYLATFSNEDAQVLDEAKEEAVRAVIEFVKASSIFQCDLLDLPAVAQLEKDAKYAPVYQLLKIFLTQRLNAYTEFQNANSGFLQSYGLSNEDCVTKMRLLSLVDLASDESGKIPYTSIKDTLQVNEQDVELWIVKAITAKLIECKMDQMNQVLIVRQPLFRT; this comes from the exons ATGACGACGATTGTTCCCACCTCCGAAGAAAATCCCTTTCTCGCTGTTGTCCGATTCACTTCCCAGCTCGCCTGGGCCGATGCTGGTCCCGAG GCAGCAGAGCCAGAAATTACCAGGCTCTGTAGGGAGGCTGAGGAGTCAATGGTAGCAGAGAAGTGGCTTGAATTGTCTTCGTTAATGGTCACTTCAGCTGAATTGGTATCTTCTAAGATATCTGAGAAAG aTCTTGAGTGTACCTACACCATCATTTGCAGCATTGTCAAGAATGCGAAAAGCCCTGAGCAAGTCCTTGAAATGGTGAAAGCTATAGCTTCCAAGGTTGCTCAACAACCCAGTGACAAAGCTTCACTTCGTTTGAAGAT CCTCTTCAATCTCTATAACCTGGTTGACCACCCGTATGCTCGATTTCAAGTATACATGAAAGCTCTTACACTAGCTGTTGATGGGAAGGTTACTGAGTAcatagtttcttcttttaagaAGATCGATAACTTTCTGAAAGAGTGGAATATTGACATTAAAGATCAGAGGGAACTCTTTCTTGCCATTGCTAATGTgctgaaagaaaacaaaag CTTGGTGAATGAATCCCTTAAGTTCTTGACGAAGTACCTAGCAACTTTCTCCAATGAGGATGCTCAGGTCCTGGATGAAGCCAAGGAGGAGGCTGTGCGTGCAGTTATCGAATTTGTCAAAGCTTCCAGTATTTTCCAG TGTGATTTATTGGACTTGCCAGCCGTAGCACAATTGGAAAAGGATGCTAAATATGCACCTGTTTACCAACTTCTGAAGATTTTTCTTACTCAGAGGTTAAATGCCTACACGGAATTCCAAAATGCAAATTCGGGATTTCTGCAAAGCTATG GACTTTCCAATGAAGATTGTGTTACGAAGATGAGGTTGTTGTCACTAGTGGATTTGGCCTCAGATGAATCTGGCAAAATACCTTACACCTCGATTAAAGACACTCTTCAG GTAAATGAACAGGATGTCGAGTTATGGATCGTGAAGGCAATAACTGCAAAACTGATTGAGTGTAAGATGGATCAGATGAACCAAGTTTTAATTGTCAGGCAA CCGCTCTTCCGAACGTGA
- the SP1L3 gene encoding SPIRAL1-like3 (SPIRAL1-like3 (SP1L3); FUNCTIONS IN: molecular_function unknown; INVOLVED IN: biological_process unknown; LOCATED IN: cellular_component unknown; EXPRESSED IN: 26 plant structures; EXPRESSED DURING: 14 growth stages; BEST Arabidopsis thaliana protein match is: SPIRAL1-like4 (TAIR:AT5G15600.1); Has 35333 Blast hits to 34131 proteins in 2444 species: Archae - 798; Bacteria - 22429; Metazoa - 974; Fungi - 991; Plants - 531; Viruses - 0; Other Eukaryotes - 9610 (source: NCBI BLink).), with translation MGKARGVNNGVNESSLGYLFGSGQPSSAAAATMGTTTTTTTTTTTDGTGGRPITTTTTTVTDNKKTSAGVRGSPNNYFRSEGQNCGNFLTDRPSTKVHAAPGGGSSLDYLFGGPSPAGSGNK, from the exons ATGGGTAAAGCAAGAGGAGTGAACAATGGCGTGAATGAAAGTTCTCTCGGTTATCTTTTTGGTTCCGGCCAGCCTTCTTCCGCTGCTGCTGCCACAATGGGgactactactactacaacCACCACAACTACCACCGATGGGACCGGAGGCAGACCGATAACCACCACGACGACCACAGTCACTGATAACAAGAAGACATCTGCAGGTGTTAGAGGAAGTCCTAATAATTACTTCAGATCAGAAGGCCAAAACTGTGGAAACTTTCTCACG GACAGGCCATCTACTAAGGTTCATGCAGCTCCTGGTGGAGGATCTTCTCTTGATTATCTGTTTGGAGGACCAAGTCCTGCTGGATCTGGAAACAAATGA
- the LNG2 gene encoding longifolia2 has protein sequence MSAKLLYNLSDENPNLNKQFGCMNGIFQVFYRQHCPATPVTVSGGAEKSLPPGERRGSVGETNMESDKETERSSTKKKKSAAKEKHRVSFESSSRPSFSSSPRSSSFSSAEVSTTASQFDQPGENLIREQPNGGLMMPYDLKELVKGSINREIRTRGEEASFTQQQQPISARSSMLLLKESSLRSPCRSSNEWNEGRGAAMKFKESHRLSYDEREMRNNGFRVGSKLKETPRLSLDSRSNSFRSPRADAARSSCPEEPATMTHRRSSSSVVAKLMGLEVIADNSDTEQRRENRFCDSPRPMSRVEPTALQRSRSVDSIKRIPASAASKFPMEPAPWKQMKAGDSALTVYGEIQKRLTQLEFKKSGKDLRALKQILEAMEKTQQLIDESRDDGTLSTTTLMQRTHKPVSAATSPARNFKSSSIVVMKSAAPVSTSPLPQNVTLPNVKVGNSRQTRKVTSGKQNAMDLTPRPGLYKGQLDSTKSNSPKTVRSRQALAADAGSMTKSGRSQQHSVSPRTQPKKLGFEKQTRPTTPKSEPGKRQLGRQQTEVASPRRKQMIKPHSTLQQPDDRLSDARSDLRSLRSDSNISLGSNVDIEVTSRHRLERNCDFPEQHTPKQRVLNRSLSHVSSLLKLIH, from the exons atgtCTGCAAAACTTCTATATAACTTGTCAGATGAGAATCCAAATCTGAATAAACAGTTTGGATGCATGAATGGGATCTTTCAAGTGTTTTACCGGCAACATTGTCCCGCGACACCAGTCACCGTCTCCGGCGGCGCAGAGAAGTCTTTGCCTCCAG GGGAAAGAAGAGGTAGCGTCGGTGAAACCAACATGGAAAGTGATAAAGAAACG GAGAGGAGTAgtaccaaaaagaagaagtctGCAGCAAAAGAGAAGCATAGAGTCTCTTTTGAATCATCTTCAAGACCTTCATTTTCGTCTTCTCCACGCTCCTCTAGCTTCTCGTCTGCAGAAGTCAGTACCACAGCTTCTCAATTTGACCAGCCTGGTGAGAATCTGATCAGAGAACAGCCCAATGGTGGCTTGATGATGCCGTATGATCTAAAGGAGCTTGTCAAAGGCTCTATTAATAGAGAAATTAGAACTAGAGGTGAAGAAGCATCCTTCACTCAGCAGCAGCAGCCCATTTCAGCTCGAAGTAGCATGTTGCTTCTCAAAGAATCATCATTGCGTTCACCATGTCGGAGTTCTAATGAGTGGAATGAAGGAAGAGGAGCGGCTATGAAGTTTAAGGAAAGTCACCGGCTTTCTTATGATGAGAGGGAGATGAGAAACAACGGATTCAGGGTGGGTTCAAAGTTGAAAGAGACACCGAGGTTGTCGTTGGATAGTAGATCCAATTCCTTTAGGAGTCCGAGAGCAGATGCTGCGAGATCGAGTTGTCCAGAGGAACCCGCAACAATGACTCACAGGAGATCGAGTTCTAGTGTTGTTGCCAAATTGATGGGTCTTGAAGTCATTGCAGACAATTCTGATACtgaacagagaagagagaaccGGTTTTGTGACTCTCCAAGGCCAATGTCCCGAGTGGAACCAACAGCTCTACAGAGATCTAGAAGCGTAGATTCGATCAAGAGGATACCTGCTTCAGCTGCTTCTAAGTTTCCAATGGAACCAGCTCCATGGAAGCAAATGAAAGCAGGAGACTCTGCACTGACGGTATATGGTGAAATTCAGAAGCGGCTTACGCAGTTGGAGTTCAAAAAGTCGGGAAAAGATCTCAGAGCTCTTAAGCAAATACTTGAGGCTATGGAGAAAACGCAGCAGCTGATAGATGAAAGCAGGGACGACGGTACTCTGAGTACAACCACTCTTATGCAGAGAACTCACAAGCCAGTTTCAGCTGCAACAAGTCCAGCCAGGAACTTCAAATCTTCATCGATCGTTGTTATGAAATCTGCAGCTCCAGTTTCCACCTCTCCGCTGCCACAGAATGTCACCCTACCAAATGTCAAGGTTGGAAACTCTAGACAAACCCGGAAAGTCACCTCAGGGAAGCAGAACGCAATGGATTTAACCCCAAGGCCAGGCCTTTACAAGGGCCAACTCGATTCCACGAAGAGCAATAGCCCAAAAACAGTACGGTCGAGGCAAGCTTTGGCTGCAGATGCTGGTTCCATGACCAAGTCAGGTAGGAGCCAACAGCACAGTGTCAGCCCAAGAACACAGCCAAAAAAGCTCGGGTTCGAGAAACAGACTCGACCCACAACTCCAAAATCAGAGCCAGGCAAAAGGCAACTCGGAAGGCAGCAAACAGAGGTAGCCTCTCCGAGAAGAAAACAGATGATAAAACCTCACAGTACTCTTCAGCAACCTGATGACCGATTAAGCGATGCAAGGAGCGACTTGAGGAGTCTAAGGTCTGACAGCAACATAAGCTTGGGATCGAATGTTGACATCGAGGTTACAAGCAGACATAGGCTGGAGAGGAACTGTGACTTCCCAGAGCAGCACACCCCCAAACAAAGGGTACTAAATAGATCTCTATCTCACGTATCTTCACTTCTCAAGTTAATTCATTAG
- a CDS encoding Ribosomal protein L39 family protein (Ribosomal protein L39 family protein; FUNCTIONS IN: structural constituent of ribosome; INVOLVED IN: translation; LOCATED IN: ribosome, cytosolic large ribosomal subunit; EXPRESSED IN: 23 plant structures; EXPRESSED DURING: 13 growth stages; CONTAINS InterPro DOMAIN/s: Ribosomal protein L39e, conserved site (InterPro:IPR020083), Ribosomal protein L39e (InterPro:IPR000077); BEST Arabidopsis thaliana protein match is: Ribosomal protein L39 family protein (TAIR:AT4G31985.1); Has 957 Blast hits to 957 proteins in 304 species: Archae - 223; Bacteria - 0; Metazoa - 399; Fungi - 107; Plants - 121; Viruses - 0; Other Eukaryotes - 107 (source: NCBI BLink).), with protein MPSHKSFMIKKKLGKKMRQNRPIPNWIRLRTDNKIRYNAKRRHWRRTKLGF; from the exons ATG CCGTCGCACAAGTCGTTCATGATCAAAAAGAAGCTagggaagaagatgagacagAACAGACCGATCCCTAATTGGATCCGTCTCCGTACTGATAACAAAATCAG GTACAACGCTAAGCGTAGGCACTGGCGCCGTACCAAGCTAGGATTCTAG
- the LNG2 gene encoding longifolia2, whose product MSAKLLYNLSDENPNLNKQFGCMNGIFQVFYRQHCPATPVTVSGGAEKSLPPGERRGSVGETNMESDKETERSSTKKKKSAAKEKHRVSFESSSRPSFSSSPRSSSFSSAEVSTTASQFDQPGENLIREQPNGGLMMPYDLKELVKGSINREIRTRGEEASFTQQQQPISARSSMLLLKESSLRSPCRSSNEWNEGRGAAMKFKESHRLSYDEREMRNNGFRVGSKLKETPRLSLDSRSNSFRSPRADAARSSCPEEPATMTHRRSSSSVVAKLMGLEVIADNSDTEQRRENRFCDSPRPMSRVEPTALQRSRSVDSIKRIPASAASKFPMEPAPWKQMKAGDSALTVYGEIQKRLTQLEFKKSGKDLRALKQILEAMEKTQQLIDESRDDGTLSTTTLMQRTHKPVSAATSPARNFKSSSIVVMKSAAPVSTSPLPQNVTLPNVKVGNSRQTRKVTSGKQNAMDLTPRPGLYKGQLDSTKSNSPKTVRSRQALAADAGSMTKSGRSQQHSVSPRTQPKKLGFEKQTRPTTPKSEPGKRQLGRQQTEVASPRRKQMIKPHSTLQQPDDRLSDARSDLRSLRSDSNISLGSNVDIEVTSRHRLERNCDFPEQHTPKQRSPDFGIKQDRPSLKPLKVTVEQPSPVSVLDAVFDEEDSPSPVRKISLSFKGEALRKEHSD is encoded by the exons atgtCTGCAAAACTTCTATATAACTTGTCAGATGAGAATCCAAATCTGAATAAACAGTTTGGATGCATGAATGGGATCTTTCAAGTGTTTTACCGGCAACATTGTCCCGCGACACCAGTCACCGTCTCCGGCGGCGCAGAGAAGTCTTTGCCTCCAG GGGAAAGAAGAGGTAGCGTCGGTGAAACCAACATGGAAAGTGATAAAGAAACG GAGAGGAGTAgtaccaaaaagaagaagtctGCAGCAAAAGAGAAGCATAGAGTCTCTTTTGAATCATCTTCAAGACCTTCATTTTCGTCTTCTCCACGCTCCTCTAGCTTCTCGTCTGCAGAAGTCAGTACCACAGCTTCTCAATTTGACCAGCCTGGTGAGAATCTGATCAGAGAACAGCCCAATGGTGGCTTGATGATGCCGTATGATCTAAAGGAGCTTGTCAAAGGCTCTATTAATAGAGAAATTAGAACTAGAGGTGAAGAAGCATCCTTCACTCAGCAGCAGCAGCCCATTTCAGCTCGAAGTAGCATGTTGCTTCTCAAAGAATCATCATTGCGTTCACCATGTCGGAGTTCTAATGAGTGGAATGAAGGAAGAGGAGCGGCTATGAAGTTTAAGGAAAGTCACCGGCTTTCTTATGATGAGAGGGAGATGAGAAACAACGGATTCAGGGTGGGTTCAAAGTTGAAAGAGACACCGAGGTTGTCGTTGGATAGTAGATCCAATTCCTTTAGGAGTCCGAGAGCAGATGCTGCGAGATCGAGTTGTCCAGAGGAACCCGCAACAATGACTCACAGGAGATCGAGTTCTAGTGTTGTTGCCAAATTGATGGGTCTTGAAGTCATTGCAGACAATTCTGATACtgaacagagaagagagaaccGGTTTTGTGACTCTCCAAGGCCAATGTCCCGAGTGGAACCAACAGCTCTACAGAGATCTAGAAGCGTAGATTCGATCAAGAGGATACCTGCTTCAGCTGCTTCTAAGTTTCCAATGGAACCAGCTCCATGGAAGCAAATGAAAGCAGGAGACTCTGCACTGACGGTATATGGTGAAATTCAGAAGCGGCTTACGCAGTTGGAGTTCAAAAAGTCGGGAAAAGATCTCAGAGCTCTTAAGCAAATACTTGAGGCTATGGAGAAAACGCAGCAGCTGATAGATGAAAGCAGGGACGACGGTACTCTGAGTACAACCACTCTTATGCAGAGAACTCACAAGCCAGTTTCAGCTGCAACAAGTCCAGCCAGGAACTTCAAATCTTCATCGATCGTTGTTATGAAATCTGCAGCTCCAGTTTCCACCTCTCCGCTGCCACAGAATGTCACCCTACCAAATGTCAAGGTTGGAAACTCTAGACAAACCCGGAAAGTCACCTCAGGGAAGCAGAACGCAATGGATTTAACCCCAAGGCCAGGCCTTTACAAGGGCCAACTCGATTCCACGAAGAGCAATAGCCCAAAAACAGTACGGTCGAGGCAAGCTTTGGCTGCAGATGCTGGTTCCATGACCAAGTCAGGTAGGAGCCAACAGCACAGTGTCAGCCCAAGAACACAGCCAAAAAAGCTCGGGTTCGAGAAACAGACTCGACCCACAACTCCAAAATCAGAGCCAGGCAAAAGGCAACTCGGAAGGCAGCAAACAGAGGTAGCCTCTCCGAGAAGAAAACAGATGATAAAACCTCACAGTACTCTTCAGCAACCTGATGACCGATTAAGCGATGCAAGGAGCGACTTGAGGAGTCTAAGGTCTGACAGCAACATAAGCTTGGGATCGAATGTTGACATCGAGGTTACAAGCAGACATAGGCTGGAGAGGAACTGTGACTTCCCAGAGCAGCACACCCCCAAACAAAGG AGTCCAGACTTTGGAATCAAACAAGACAGACCGTCCCTAAAACCTCTGAAAGTTACCGTTGAACAACCGAGCCCTGTTTCAGTTCTTGATGCAGTCTTCGACGAAGAGGATTCACCGTCCCCTGTGAGGAAGATATCCCTTAGTTTTAAAGGTGAGGCACTTAGAAAAGAACATTCAGACTGA
- the SP1L3 gene encoding SPIRAL1-like3 (SPIRAL1-like3 (SP1L3); FUNCTIONS IN: molecular_function unknown; INVOLVED IN: biological_process unknown; LOCATED IN: cellular_component unknown; EXPRESSED IN: 26 plant structures; EXPRESSED DURING: 14 growth stages; BEST Arabidopsis thaliana protein match is: SPIRAL1-like4 (TAIR:AT5G15600.1); Has 30201 Blast hits to 17322 proteins in 780 species: Archae - 12; Bacteria - 1396; Metazoa - 17338; Fungi - 3422; Plants - 5037; Viruses - 0; Other Eukaryotes - 2996 (source: NCBI BLink).) — protein sequence MGKARGVNNGVNESSLGYLFGSGQPSSAAAATMGTTTTTTTTTTTDGTGGRPITTTTTTVTDNKKTSAGVRGSPNNYFRSEGQNCGNFLTAIY from the exons ATGGGTAAAGCAAGAGGAGTGAACAATGGCGTGAATGAAAGTTCTCTCGGTTATCTTTTTGGTTCCGGCCAGCCTTCTTCCGCTGCTGCTGCCACAATGGGgactactactactacaacCACCACAACTACCACCGATGGGACCGGAGGCAGACCGATAACCACCACGACGACCACAGTCACTGATAACAAGAAGACATCTGCAGGTGTTAGAGGAAGTCCTAATAATTACTTCAGATCAGAAGGCCAAAACTGTGGAAACTTTCTCACG GCCATCTACTAA
- the LNG2 gene encoding longifolia2 (LONGIFOLIA2 (LNG2); BEST Arabidopsis thaliana protein match is: longifolia1 (TAIR:AT5G15580.1); Has 1276 Blast hits to 643 proteins in 119 species: Archae - 0; Bacteria - 21; Metazoa - 420; Fungi - 51; Plants - 161; Viruses - 6; Other Eukaryotes - 617 (source: NCBI BLink).) → MSAKLLYNLSDENPNLNKQFGCMNGIFQVFYRQHCPATPVTVSGGAEKSLPPGERRGSVGETNMESDKETERSSTKKKKSAAKEKHRVSFESSSRPSFSSSPRSSSFSSAEVSTTASQFDQPGENLIREQPNGGLMMPYDLKELVKGSINREIRTRGEEASFTQQQQPISARSSMLLLKESSLRSPCRSSNEWNEGRGAAMKFKESHRLSYDEREMRNNGFRVGSKLKETPRLSLDSRSNSFRSPRADAARSSCPEEPATMTHRRSSSSVVAKLMGLEVIADNSDTEQRRENRFCDSPRPMSRVEPTALQRSRSVDSIKRIPASAASKFPMEPAPWKQMKAGDSALTVYGEIQKRLTQLEFKKSGKDLRALKQILEAMEKTQQLIDESRDDGTLSTTTLMQRTHKPVSAATSPARNFKSSSIVVMKSAAPVSTSPLPQNVTLPNVKVGNSRQTRKVTSGKQNAMDLTPRPGLYKGQLDSTKSNSPKTVRSRQALAADAGSMTKSGRSQQHSVSPRTQPKKLGFEKQTRPTTPKSEPGKRQLGRQQTEVASPRRKQMIKPHSTLQQPDDRLSDARSDLRSLRSDSNISLGSNVDIEVTSRHRLERNCDFPEQHTPKQRSPDFGIKQDRPSLKPLKVTVEQPSPVSVLDAVFDEEDSPSPVRKISLSFKEEDALRSEESEWINKPTSFCRSVPFPQSNRGPMKPSSDHFECSPEEGADFKSGNHKYILEILLASGILRDLEYSMISFQLHQTRLPINPGLFFILEQNKASNVTLPDNKHRGRGFRQQQTNPTETIRRKLVFDTVNEILARKFTAEGCIKPRLIANPLKKLEKISKEEQLLQTLCSEIDRLQQNNSNCILEDDEEDIIWEDLQSQSMNLKEFEGETPGIVLDIERMIFRDLVNEVCFC, encoded by the exons atgtCTGCAAAACTTCTATATAACTTGTCAGATGAGAATCCAAATCTGAATAAACAGTTTGGATGCATGAATGGGATCTTTCAAGTGTTTTACCGGCAACATTGTCCCGCGACACCAGTCACCGTCTCCGGCGGCGCAGAGAAGTCTTTGCCTCCAG GGGAAAGAAGAGGTAGCGTCGGTGAAACCAACATGGAAAGTGATAAAGAAACG GAGAGGAGTAgtaccaaaaagaagaagtctGCAGCAAAAGAGAAGCATAGAGTCTCTTTTGAATCATCTTCAAGACCTTCATTTTCGTCTTCTCCACGCTCCTCTAGCTTCTCGTCTGCAGAAGTCAGTACCACAGCTTCTCAATTTGACCAGCCTGGTGAGAATCTGATCAGAGAACAGCCCAATGGTGGCTTGATGATGCCGTATGATCTAAAGGAGCTTGTCAAAGGCTCTATTAATAGAGAAATTAGAACTAGAGGTGAAGAAGCATCCTTCACTCAGCAGCAGCAGCCCATTTCAGCTCGAAGTAGCATGTTGCTTCTCAAAGAATCATCATTGCGTTCACCATGTCGGAGTTCTAATGAGTGGAATGAAGGAAGAGGAGCGGCTATGAAGTTTAAGGAAAGTCACCGGCTTTCTTATGATGAGAGGGAGATGAGAAACAACGGATTCAGGGTGGGTTCAAAGTTGAAAGAGACACCGAGGTTGTCGTTGGATAGTAGATCCAATTCCTTTAGGAGTCCGAGAGCAGATGCTGCGAGATCGAGTTGTCCAGAGGAACCCGCAACAATGACTCACAGGAGATCGAGTTCTAGTGTTGTTGCCAAATTGATGGGTCTTGAAGTCATTGCAGACAATTCTGATACtgaacagagaagagagaaccGGTTTTGTGACTCTCCAAGGCCAATGTCCCGAGTGGAACCAACAGCTCTACAGAGATCTAGAAGCGTAGATTCGATCAAGAGGATACCTGCTTCAGCTGCTTCTAAGTTTCCAATGGAACCAGCTCCATGGAAGCAAATGAAAGCAGGAGACTCTGCACTGACGGTATATGGTGAAATTCAGAAGCGGCTTACGCAGTTGGAGTTCAAAAAGTCGGGAAAAGATCTCAGAGCTCTTAAGCAAATACTTGAGGCTATGGAGAAAACGCAGCAGCTGATAGATGAAAGCAGGGACGACGGTACTCTGAGTACAACCACTCTTATGCAGAGAACTCACAAGCCAGTTTCAGCTGCAACAAGTCCAGCCAGGAACTTCAAATCTTCATCGATCGTTGTTATGAAATCTGCAGCTCCAGTTTCCACCTCTCCGCTGCCACAGAATGTCACCCTACCAAATGTCAAGGTTGGAAACTCTAGACAAACCCGGAAAGTCACCTCAGGGAAGCAGAACGCAATGGATTTAACCCCAAGGCCAGGCCTTTACAAGGGCCAACTCGATTCCACGAAGAGCAATAGCCCAAAAACAGTACGGTCGAGGCAAGCTTTGGCTGCAGATGCTGGTTCCATGACCAAGTCAGGTAGGAGCCAACAGCACAGTGTCAGCCCAAGAACACAGCCAAAAAAGCTCGGGTTCGAGAAACAGACTCGACCCACAACTCCAAAATCAGAGCCAGGCAAAAGGCAACTCGGAAGGCAGCAAACAGAGGTAGCCTCTCCGAGAAGAAAACAGATGATAAAACCTCACAGTACTCTTCAGCAACCTGATGACCGATTAAGCGATGCAAGGAGCGACTTGAGGAGTCTAAGGTCTGACAGCAACATAAGCTTGGGATCGAATGTTGACATCGAGGTTACAAGCAGACATAGGCTGGAGAGGAACTGTGACTTCCCAGAGCAGCACACCCCCAAACAAAGG AGTCCAGACTTTGGAATCAAACAAGACAGACCGTCCCTAAAACCTCTGAAAGTTACCGTTGAACAACCGAGCCCTGTTTCAGTTCTTGATGCAGTCTTCGACGAAGAGGATTCACCGTCCCCTGTGAGGAAGATATCCCTTAGTTTTAAAG AGGAGGATGCCTTACGTTCTGAAGAATCTGAGTGGATAAACAAGCCTACCAGCTTCTGCAGATCCGTACCATTTCCTCAGAGTAACCGGGGACCAATGAAGCCAAGTTCTGATCATTTTGAATGCTCACCTGAAGAAGGTGCAGACTTCAAAAGCGGCAACCACAAGTACATCTTAGAGATATTGTTGGCCTCAGGGATTCTAAGAGATCTTGAATACAGCATGATAAGCTTTCAGCTGCACCAAACGCGCCTCCCGATCAACCCTGGACTGTTCTTTATCCTGGAACAGAACAAGGCCAGTAATGTGACTCTACCGGACAACAAACACAGAGGTAGAGGATTCAGACAACAGCAGACAAACCCAACAGAGACAATCAGGAGAAAACTCGTCTTCGACACCGTTAACGAGATTTTAGCTCGGAAGTTCACTGCAGAAGGCTGCATCAAACCACGTTTAATCGCAAATCCACTTAAAAAATTggagaaaatatcaaaagaggAGCAACTTCTGCAGACTCTGTGTTCAGAGATTGATAGGTTACAACAAAACAACTCAAACTGTATCTTGGAGGACGACGAGGAAGACATCATATGGGAGGACCTGCAAAGTCAAAGCATGAACTTGAAGGAGTTTGAAGGAGAGACTCCAGGAATTGTGTTAGATATTGAGAGAATGATTTTCAGAGACTTGGTTAATGAAGTTTGCTTCTGctaa